From one Paenibacillus sp. FSL K6-1330 genomic stretch:
- a CDS encoding Xaa-Pro peptidase family protein — MNERLQSLQQSMNTQGWDHVLVTDPKHVYYLTGFASDPHERFLGLLLSSANNPVLIVPALDADAAAAAATVKHIVTHQDTDNPYLLLKQQFQGAAGTLAVEKDQLTVSRYEQLQQHVNANRIEDVGAVLRELRIRKSADEVKIIKHAVRLVEDVLTQGLAHVKIGVTEIEVVAELEYLMKKMGADAPSFATMVLSGPNTALPHGVPGTRRIEAGDLLMFDLGVYAGGYASDITRTFAVGELKPEAVNIYDTVLAANLAGIQAVKPGVTYGSIDQAARKVIDDAGYGQAFVHRLGHGLGMDVHEYPSIHGLNQDILQPGAVFTIEPGIYLQGVGGVRIEDDVIVTEDGVEVLTSFPKELTIIG; from the coding sequence ATGAACGAACGATTGCAAAGTTTGCAACAATCCATGAATACACAAGGCTGGGATCATGTCCTTGTGACAGACCCCAAGCATGTTTACTATTTGACGGGATTTGCGAGTGATCCCCATGAGCGTTTTCTGGGCCTGCTCCTCTCCTCAGCGAATAATCCGGTGCTGATTGTGCCCGCATTGGATGCAGACGCAGCCGCGGCCGCTGCAACGGTTAAGCATATTGTCACGCATCAGGATACCGATAATCCATATCTCTTGCTGAAGCAGCAGTTTCAAGGCGCAGCCGGTACGCTGGCCGTTGAGAAGGATCAGCTCACCGTATCCCGTTATGAACAGCTGCAGCAGCATGTGAACGCGAACCGGATCGAGGATGTTGGAGCTGTACTCCGGGAGCTCCGAATTCGAAAGTCGGCCGATGAAGTGAAGATCATCAAACATGCAGTGAGACTGGTTGAAGATGTGCTGACGCAAGGCCTGGCCCATGTAAAAATCGGCGTCACCGAGATTGAGGTTGTGGCAGAGCTGGAGTACTTAATGAAAAAAATGGGTGCGGATGCTCCGTCCTTCGCCACAATGGTATTATCCGGCCCCAATACCGCCTTGCCTCACGGTGTTCCCGGTACGCGCCGGATTGAAGCAGGAGATCTGCTCATGTTCGATTTGGGAGTGTATGCGGGTGGTTATGCTTCGGATATTACCCGTACCTTTGCCGTAGGCGAGCTGAAGCCTGAAGCCGTCAACATCTATGATACGGTTCTTGCAGCGAACCTGGCCGGTATTCAGGCCGTAAAACCCGGCGTAACCTATGGCTCGATTGACCAAGCAGCTCGCAAAGTGATTGATGACGCAGGATACGGACAGGCATTTGTACATCGCTTGGGTCACGGGCTTGGCATGGATGTCCACGAATATCCATCCATCCACGGTTTGAACCAGGATATTTTGCAGCCTGGGGCGGTATTCACGATCGAGCCCGGCATTTATCTGCAAGGCGTAGGCGGCGTACGAATCGAGGACGATGTGATCGTAACCGAGGATGGCGTCGAGGTGCTCACCTCCTTCCCGAAAGAACTGACCATCATCGGATAA